The Candidatus Dormiibacterota bacterium genome includes the window CGACCAACGCGGGAAGCATACCGGAAACCGCGAGGTCGATCTCGTCGAGCCCGCTGCGCAACTCCGGCGGAATCCACGCCATCCCCAGTGCCTCGTACACCTGCGCCTCGTCCCCGCAGGTCGTATTGGTTCCGGTTCGCAGATCGAGAACGCCGTTTTCGCTTACGCGTAATGCTTTGCGTACCGCGTACTCGCGGAGCTTGATGTTGTGCTCGCGCGATCCGGTAAAGTGTTGCAGCAGGTTGCCGTACACGTTATCCGGGAGGACGCGCAGATCGATCTGTAAACCGCCGGTCAGCCAAATGCTGGTTTTCGTCGGTCCCTCGGCGAGTACGGCGTCCGCCTCCGGCCAAGCCGCAAAATAAGCTGTGACGGCCGAAGCATCGTCGCTGGTGCAGACGATATCGACATCGCCGACCGTCGCCTCCTGGCGACGGATGCTGCCCGCGCAGGTGAGCCGGGAGATCGGCGCGGGACCACCTCGGAGATAGGCCATCGCTTCACGCGCGACGGCGAGCGCGCGCGAGAGCGGCGTTCGAACCGATCGCCCCTTCACCGCAAGGATCCCGCGCTTCCAATTCTCGATGGTCTTCGGCCCCAAACGCGGTACGCCTAAGAGCCGGCCGTCCGCAATCGCCGCCTCGAGATCGCCTAGCGATCCGATTCCGAAATCGGCGTAGAGCGTGGCCGCCGTCTTGGTTCCGATGCCGTTGACGGCGAGTACTTCGAGGATGCTTGGGGGGAAACGCCGATGCAGCTCCACCAATTGTTCCGAAGTCCCGGTGGCGAGCAGCTGTTCGATCGCCGCGGCGATCGACTTTCCCACCGAGGGTAACGTCAGTAATTCGCCTCTGACGATCACGTCCGCGAGCGGCGGCGCGTTTTCAATCGAGGCCGCGGCTTTCTCGAATGCCATGTATTTGTAGAACGATTCGCCCGCCATTTCCATAAGGGTGCGGATCTCAAGCAGCTTGGCTGCGACTTGCGCGTTCGAGAGCATTTCACGGGATCGATTCGCGTTGGCGCGAAGCAACTCCGGGCAATGATCGCGATCCGCATGCGCGATGCGCGCTTTACCGACGGCGCGCACGCCGAAATAGGTCCGCTGACGCTCGACGTCCCGCTCGGGGCATCCGTCGTCCGGCCTTGTGCGAGCTCTCATGAGGCCGCAATCGTGGCACGGATGGCGGCTGGATTGGTCAAGGCGCGCTCCGGATCCGTCTCCATCGGCGATTACGATCCCACCGTTCAGCCGGTACACTGCAAGCGCTTGGCGGCCTTTGTCGGGCACGATCCCGCGCACCTCGAAGAGCGCGATTTTGCGCGCTACATCGGCTATCGTGCCGCGCTGTGCGACATCGACCCCGTCGCGGCATTGGCAGATGCCGAAGAGCTGATGGAGAGACTCGCGGGCGTACACCCGGCATTCGCCTTTCCGATTGTCGGCGCCCTGATCGCTTCGCCGATCGTGGTGGTGATGGATCGGCCCGCGATCGCCTTTGCGTCGCACATCCTTGCGGCGGTGGGGCCGCGTGCGCTTTTCAGCACGCACGTCGACCGCGCGGCGGCGGCGGCTTTTTGCACGGACGGACGGATCTTACACTCCGCATGATGCGCGCGCGCCCGATGTTCGCTATCGTCTTCGCTCGCTTACGCGCGGAGCGGCGCGCGATCGGCTACACCATCGCAACGGCCGTTATCGCCGGCTTCGTGGCACCGCACGGAATCGAAGCGAGAACCGATCCCCACTATGCAAGCGTCGCAATTCGCAGTATTTGGCTAGCCGGGCCGATGCTTTTCTGCTCCGCACTAGGAATGATTTCCGCATTGCTGCAGGTGGCCGGGCGCGACCCGGATTTGGATCTTTGCGAACTGGGCGCGCCGATCTTCGGCCGGGAACTTGCGCGCGCGCGAGCACTGACGCCGTGCATCATCGCAAGCTTGGCAACGTTTTCGTATTGGGGTGCGCAGTGGGCGCGCGGATTCGCCGCGCCGCCGAGTTACTTCATACTCGCTTGGGTGACCGTGCTCGCCGCAACGCTCGTCACGCTGAGCGCGACCGTGCGATCCGGGCCCTCACGCTGGCTCTACGTGGGCATCGCCGCTTCCATCACGTCGCTCTGTTACGGGCTGGCAGTCTATGCGAACGCGCTCGCATTCGGCATGCTCATCGCGCTCGTGGCCGGATTTATCGCGCTACGACAATATGGCGAAACGCTCGCGCGTTTCGACCCTTTATAAAAAAGCGAGGGCGCGTCGTCGACGCGCCCTCGCTTCGGTCTTCTCCGCAATCGTGTTTATACGACCTGTGCCGCACCCGCGGATGCTAGTTTCTCGAGCATCGCGCGATTGAATTGCAACATGTCCTCGCCACCGCGCGTCGAGACCCAATTTGAGTCTTGCACGGTCGGCTGATCGCGGAACAATCCGCCCGCATTGCGGATATCGTCGGCGATCGATTGCGCTCCGGTAATCTGCCGGCTACGCGCGAGCTGTGCCGAGATCAACACCTGCGCGCCGTGGCCGATCGAAAACATCGGCTTCTTGGCGACATCGAACTCGCGCACGAAGCGTTGAACTTCCTTATCCGTACGAATCTGATCGGGCGATACGCCGCCGGGGATCAGCAACGCGTCGAAGTCCTCGGCGGTGCAATCGGCGACAAGCTCTTCGGCCTTCGCGGCTTGGCCTTCATCGAGGCCGCGCTTACCGCGAATTTTCTGGCGGGAGCGCTCCTCGACGCCCACGATCGTGACGATAGCGCCCGCTTCTTCCAAAGCGCGGCGCGGCTCCATTAAGTCGATTTCTTCAAAACCATCGCCGATGAGCGCGGCGATGCGTTTACCTTCCACTCCTAGCATCGGGGCCGTGTTCGCTCCGGGGGTTACAGGGTCCCACCCGTTTGCTGAACCGCCGCCCGCAGGAGATACGCGAATTCCAGCTCCGCCTTGCCGAGCGGGTCGAGGATGTCGTCCTCGCCGAGCGCCCGCAGCGTAGCGTTGCGTTTGGTCATATCGCCTTCGGGAACCTGATGCCGCGGGTTGATCTCGCGCATGTAAATGCGCGCGTCGTACCGGGTCTGCCCCTCGGGCAGAAAGTACAGCGGATCGAGGCCGAACGCGTAGGCCGCAAGGCCCAAAATCTCGGTGCGTTGCAAGAACTCGATCGGCTTACTCCGCAGCGCGACGGCCAGCCGCGCGAGGGCGGCCACCCCGATACGCTCGCTTCCGGCCAGGACGGCGTCCATCCGGTCGGCGGAGACCTCGAGCGCCTCGGCTAGACGGTGCGTCGAGACTTCTCGTTCGTCGGCCAGCGCCCGCAGCGCGCGTCCGAAGGCCGGCCCTCCGGCAGTTCCCAAGCGCCCATCCCAGGCAGATAGCTCACTCATACGTCCTCGATTGGTTCCGTGCTGACGAAAATGCCGCCTTGCTCGACCGTGACCGCGAAGCGCGGGATCGACGCGAAATCGCCGAGCGTCATCTTTCCCGTCCGCAGATCGAAACACCAGGCGTGCCAAGGGCAGGTGACCGTCGTACCCTCGATCCACCCGTCGGCCATCGGGCCGCCTTGGTGCGGGCAGGCGTTTTCGAGCGCGAAGAATTCGCCCTCAACGTTGAATACCGCCACGTCGTAGCGTCCGAATGACGCAACCAAGCGCTCCCCCGGAGGGAGCGCCGCCACGTCGGCGACTCGCATGAATTCGCTCATGCCACGCGCGTTCTGCACTTCAAGGCCCAGGCAGCGTACCTCATCGGCCCGCGCCGCGATGCAACAAAAGCTGTAAACGCTAGAAGAGGCTTGCGATCAATCCACCGTCCACAGCGATGGTTTGGCCGGTGACGTAACGCGCGCCCTCGCCGCAGAGAAACGCCACCATCGGTGCGAACTCTTGCGGCGTCGCTACCCGGCCGATCGGCACGTCCGCCTGTGCGGCGCGCTCCATCGAACCTTCATCGGGATAGAGCTTGCGCAGCCGGTCCGTGAGGATGCGACCGGTCGCGATCGAGTTGACGGTGACGCCGTCTTTCGCCACTTCGATCGAGAGCGTTTTTAACGCGGAGATCAACGCGGTGCGAAACGCGTTGGAAAGGACCAGCGTTTTCAGCGGCTGTTTCACCGACGACGACGTGAGCGCGACGATGCGTCCCCATCCGCTCTCGCGCATGTGCGGCAACGCGCCGTCGACGAGCGCGAGCATGCTGCGCAGCACCCCGCGATAACCCTCGTCCCAATCTTGCAGACTCATGCTGGAATACGGGCCGGGTTTGGGGCCGCCGCTATTGGCAATCAGGATATCGACCCCGCCGTATGCCGCGCGCACGTCGCTCAGCAGCGCCGCGATCGACGCCTCGTCGTTCAAATCGACGGTGAAGGCGCGAGCGTCTTCCGCCCCGAGTTGTTTGGCGTGGAGCGCGACCGCTTCGAGGCGGTCGGCACGGCGCGCAGCCACCGCAAGTTTCACGCCTTCGGCTGCGAGCGCGAGCGCCACGGCTTCTCCGAGCCCGGCGCTGCCGCCGGTTACGAGCGCGACGCGCCCTTTAATTCCAAGATCCATATCAGTAAGGAACCCCGTGTTGGCGTTGGGTTTTCAGTGCGTTCATATACCACACGAACTCTTGGAAGAACCGCGCGGAGTATTCGGCCAGTTTCGGATCGGTCGGTGTCCCGTCGTCGGTAAACGCATCTTGCACGGTCCCGATCGGCTGCATGGACGGAATGGTCACCATACCCATCTCGCCAAGCGTCGCGCGTAGCTGCACCCCCGCGCGCGTGCCGCCCCAGCGCGTGCCCGAGTACGTGACGATCGCCGCCGGACGCCAGAAGTACTCTTCGAGATAGTGATCCATCAAATTTTTGAGCGCGGGCGGGATACCGTGATTGTATTCGCCCGAAACGATTGCGAAGCCGTCGGCGGCGCGAAACGTCTTGGCTAACGACTCCATCAGCGCGGGCGCCGTTCCGGGCGCGTACTCTTTATACATGCGATCGAGCATCGGCAGCTGGTACTCCATCGGATCGATCAACATCGGATCCATCCCACGCCGGCGCAACTCGTTGACGACCCAGCGCGCGGCCTTGATGCCCTGGCGATCGCTGCGCACCGAACCATAGATGACGGGCACGAAAAAGCCGCTCATCCCTGAATCTTGCGCCCGCAAGCGCGAACGCCTGCCGGAAGGGCGGTTGCGCCGCCCGGCCCATCGCCGCGTATACTAGTCGCGTGACTACCGAACAGATCGTGGAGCGACGCACCGAGATCGTCTTCCCAACCGACGCCAACAACTACGGCACCCTCTTCGGCGGCAAGGCGCTGGCGATGATGGACGTCGTCGCGGGCATTGCCGCCATGCGCGCCTGCCGCAAGCCCGTGGTAACCGCCTCGATCGACCGAACCGATTTCAAGGCGCCGATCCGCACCGGCGACTTCGCCGAGACGATCGCGACCGTGGCACGGATCGGCCGCACCTCGATCGCCATCGACGTGGAGCTGTGGGGCGAGAATCCCGTGACCGGGGCGCGCCACCTCTCAACCACCTCCCGCTTCGTCATGGTCGCCGTCGGCCCCGACGGCCGCCCCACCCCGGTGCGCGACGAGGCCTAGCCGGCCGCACCCCCGCGCGTGATAGGATGGGCGAGGAGGGGAGTATGACCGCACAGCCCTGGGAGACCCCGATCGCGCGGCTAGAAGGCGCCTTCGAGCAGGTAGGCAAGCGGCTCGACAGCATCGATCGACGCTTGGATGGCATTGACCGACGCTTCGAGAGCGTGGACCGGCGGTTTGACGGCGTCGACCGCAAGATCGACGCGAATTTCCGCGCGACGATCGGCTGGATGCTGGGCCAAACCGCGGTCCTTCTCGCGGCGCTCGCCGCCGTCGCGTACACCCTGCACCGCTAGGCCTGAGCTAACTCCGCTTGCGGGACGTCCGCCGGTCTGCTATGCTACGCCGGTCGCCGGGATGGAGCACCTCGCCCTGTACCCGGCCGAGTCTTTCCTGAACAAGGAGTTCAATCCGTGCCCATTTCCAAAGAATTAAAAGCCGAACTTGCCGTTAAGTACGGCCGCGGCGCCAACGACACCGGCTCCGCCGAAGTGCAAGTCGCCGTTCTCACCGCGACGATTAACATGCTCACCGAGCATCTGAAGATTCACAAAAAAGATCATCACAGCCGCCGTGGCCTGCTGTTGCAGGTTGGCCAGCGCCGCCGGTTGCTCAACTATCTGATGCACAAAGATATCGAGCGCTACCGTAAGCTCATCGCCGATCTCGGCCTGCGCCGCTAAAAGCCGAGCGCATAACCGCAATCGTAAAACAAAAACGGGACGCCGATGGCGTCCCGTTTTGTTTTGCTCGCTCCGGCTACGATTTACGCTTGTAGGCCTTTCGCGCCGCTTCTTTGATGGCGGCGGTGCCCATGCCGTAATGTTCGATGAGTTCGGTCGGCTCGCCGGATTGGCCGAATTGATCCTGCACGCCGACGAATTCGATCGGGACCGGATGGCGCTGCGCGACGATCTCGGCAACGCGCGAGCCCATACCGGCATGGACTTGATGCTCTTCCACGGTGACGATGGCGCCGCATTCGCGGGCCGCAGCATCGATCGCCCCTTCGTCCATCGGTTTGACCGTGTGATTGTTGACGACGCGGCATTCGATGCCGTCTTCGCGCGCTAACTCCTCGGCCGCGATCAGGGCGTTATAGAGTAAGATTCCGCAGGCGACGATCGCCACGTCGTTGCCGTCGCGGAACGTCTGCGCCTTGCCGATCTCGAACGGCGTCTCTTCCGTCGTGACGATTGCGGACTTGTCGCGCGCGAACCGCAGGTACGTCGGCCCGAATTTCTCGGAGAGCGCGATCGTCGCTTTCTTGGTCTGCACCGAATCGCACGGCACCACGACCATCATGTGCGGGATGACGCGCATGATCGCGATATCTTCGATCGCTTGGTGGGTCGCGCCGTCGGGCCCGACGGATACGCCGGCGTGCGCGCCCGCGATCTTCACGTTGGACTCGTTGAGCGCCATGATCGTGCGGACTTGCTCCCACGAGCGGCCCGGATTGAACATCGCATAGCTCGCGATCCACGGCGTTTTTCCGACTGCGGCCAAGCCGCCGGCCATCGCTACGAGCAATTGCTCGGCAACGCCGATTTCGATGTACTGCTCTGGGTACGCTTTTTTAAAGCCTTCCATGCGCGTCGACTCGGCAAGGTCGGCGCAAATCGCGACCACATTTTTATTGCGATTGCCCGCTTCAATCAGCCCTTCGCCAAAGCCGTTGCGCGTCGGAACCTGCTTGATCGTCGCGGCGTCGCGATAGTCGACCAAGTGCATGGCGTGGGCTGCTGCGTCCATCGTATCGGCGCTAGGCATTGGCGAGGATCCTTTCGCGTGCGGCTTGCAACTCGTTCAGCGCTTCGTCGGCTTGCTGTTTGTTCGGCGGCTTACCGTGCCAGGTATAATCGCCTTCCATATACGAGACGCCCTTACCCGGAACGGTATTCGCAACGATAACCTGCGGTTTGCCGACGGTCGCGGCCGCCTTCTTCGCGGCTTCGACGATCGAGGCGATATCGTTGCC containing:
- the polX gene encoding DNA polymerase/3'-5' exonuclease PolX encodes the protein MRARTRPDDGCPERDVERQRTYFGVRAVGKARIAHADRDHCPELLRANANRSREMLSNAQVAAKLLEIRTLMEMAGESFYKYMAFEKAAASIENAPPLADVIVRGELLTLPSVGKSIAAAIEQLLATGTSEQLVELHRRFPPSILEVLAVNGIGTKTAATLYADFGIGSLGDLEAAIADGRLLGVPRLGPKTIENWKRGILAVKGRSVRTPLSRALAVAREAMAYLRGGPAPISRLTCAGSIRRQEATVGDVDIVCTSDDASAVTAYFAAWPEADAVLAEGPTKTSIWLTGGLQIDLRVLPDNVYGNLLQHFTGSREHNIKLREYAVRKALRVSENGVLDLRTGTNTTCGDEAQVYEALGMAWIPPELRSGLDEIDLAVSGMLPALVDVSDVLGDFHMHCTWSDGRGTLEEMIAAAAARGYAYHAVSDHSQGRGRRYGLDPQQLGEQREFVASLGAKYGIRTLCSSEVDILPDGSLDYDDRTLAALDIVIASVHSAFDISREAMTARLIRACENPYVTIIGHPTGRMLGGFAGYEFDYDAVFAAAARTGTALEIDGQDLRLDLPAPLARQAKRYGVTFSLDSDAHDAAGLANVELAVGQARRAGLTKDDVLNARSLTDVLAFVARKRELK
- a CDS encoding type 1 glutamine amidotransferase domain-containing protein — protein: MLGVEGKRIAALIGDGFEEIDLMEPRRALEEAGAIVTIVGVEERSRQKIRGKRGLDEGQAAKAEELVADCTAEDFDALLIPGGVSPDQIRTDKEVQRFVREFDVAKKPMFSIGHGAQVLISAQLARSRQITGAQSIADDIRNAGGLFRDQPTVQDSNWVSTRGGEDMLQFNRAMLEKLASAGAAQVV
- a CDS encoding helix-turn-helix domain-containing protein, with the protein product MSELSAWDGRLGTAGGPAFGRALRALADEREVSTHRLAEALEVSADRMDAVLAGSERIGVAALARLAVALRSKPIEFLQRTEILGLAAYAFGLDPLYFLPEGQTRYDARIYMREINPRHQVPEGDMTKRNATLRALGEDDILDPLGKAELEFAYLLRAAVQQTGGTL
- a CDS encoding Rieske (2Fe-2S) protein, with the translated sequence MSEFMRVADVAALPPGERLVASFGRYDVAVFNVEGEFFALENACPHQGGPMADGWIEGTTVTCPWHAWCFDLRTGKMTLGDFASIPRFAVTVEQGGIFVSTEPIEDV
- a CDS encoding SDR family oxidoreductase, producing MDLGIKGRVALVTGGSAGLGEAVALALAAEGVKLAVAARRADRLEAVALHAKQLGAEDARAFTVDLNDEASIAALLSDVRAAYGGVDILIANSGGPKPGPYSSMSLQDWDEGYRGVLRSMLALVDGALPHMRESGWGRIVALTSSSVKQPLKTLVLSNAFRTALISALKTLSIEVAKDGVTVNSIATGRILTDRLRKLYPDEGSMERAAQADVPIGRVATPQEFAPMVAFLCGEGARYVTGQTIAVDGGLIASLF
- a CDS encoding NAD(P)H-dependent oxidoreductase, translating into MPVIYGSVRSDRQGIKAARWVVNELRRRGMDPMLIDPMEYQLPMLDRMYKEYAPGTAPALMESLAKTFRAADGFAIVSGEYNHGIPPALKNLMDHYLEEYFWRPAAIVTYSGTRWGGTRAGVQLRATLGEMGMVTIPSMQPIGTVQDAFTDDGTPTDPKLAEYSARFFQEFVWYMNALKTQRQHGVPY
- a CDS encoding acyl-CoA thioesterase; protein product: MTTEQIVERRTEIVFPTDANNYGTLFGGKALAMMDVVAGIAAMRACRKPVVTASIDRTDFKAPIRTGDFAETIATVARIGRTSIAIDVELWGENPVTGARHLSTTSRFVMVAVGPDGRPTPVRDEA
- the rpsO gene encoding 30S ribosomal protein S15; its protein translation is MSKELKAELAVKYGRGANDTGSAEVQVAVLTATINMLTEHLKIHKKDHHSRRGLLLQVGQRRRLLNYLMHKDIERYRKLIADLGLRR
- a CDS encoding transketolase C-terminal domain-containing protein gives rise to the protein MPSADTMDAAAHAMHLVDYRDAATIKQVPTRNGFGEGLIEAGNRNKNVVAICADLAESTRMEGFKKAYPEQYIEIGVAEQLLVAMAGGLAAVGKTPWIASYAMFNPGRSWEQVRTIMALNESNVKIAGAHAGVSVGPDGATHQAIEDIAIMRVIPHMMVVVPCDSVQTKKATIALSEKFGPTYLRFARDKSAIVTTEETPFEIGKAQTFRDGNDVAIVACGILLYNALIAAEELAREDGIECRVVNNHTVKPMDEGAIDAAARECGAIVTVEEHQVHAGMGSRVAEIVAQRHPVPIEFVGVQDQFGQSGEPTELIEHYGMGTAAIKEAARKAYKRKS